A genomic stretch from uncultured Cohaesibacter sp. includes:
- a CDS encoding GIY-YIG nuclease family protein, whose protein sequence is MPQSHILAHKPLAAALAALPEPVFKGNRRSLGKCPKAGGVYIVAMILPRRTKILRPTPAILPPGLYCYAGSAHGPGGLRARLARHLAKEKSVRWHVDQLTIRASSLHVWAWLDGSECALAAHLEQQDAFSIPEPGFGSSDCAQCQSHLFMSPIS, encoded by the coding sequence ATGCCACAAAGCCATATCCTTGCCCATAAGCCTCTCGCTGCTGCGCTCGCAGCTTTGCCGGAGCCTGTTTTCAAAGGCAACCGGCGATCGCTGGGAAAATGCCCCAAGGCAGGCGGGGTCTATATTGTGGCCATGATCCTGCCCCGCCGCACGAAGATCCTGCGCCCTACCCCGGCCATCCTGCCACCGGGGCTTTATTGTTATGCAGGCAGTGCCCATGGCCCCGGCGGGCTGCGCGCACGCCTGGCTCGCCATCTGGCAAAGGAAAAATCCGTGCGCTGGCACGTCGATCAACTGACGATCCGCGCCAGCTCTCTGCATGTCTGGGCGTGGCTGGATGGCTCCGAATGCGCTCTGGCGGCCCATCTCGAACAGCAGGATGCTTTTTCCATTCCTGAACCCGGCTTCGGCAGCTCTGACTGCGCCCAATGTCAGAGCCACCTCTTTATGAGCCCGATCAGCTAG
- a CDS encoding DMT family transporter encodes MTSVKNSISKALTAFDGMPSFLQAVLVMFIAMIGFTLQAGIVKKLGQDLHVSQIIVIRQAWMIVFLLPPMLKSAHGDLSIHRKGLFLWRAFFTYLSILAGFTAIIQLPLATATTMSFTRTFFLTIFAVIFLKEAVGMRRIGALVVGFIGVLIIARPSELLAAGIGGIDQNLLLALAGAALVAANQTIVRVHLRYDRPTIIVTYQAIVIGLALIPLAWINWKPMSLSQFGLMALIGILASCAQWLTLHSFKRAEATALAPFDYLRLVLSAMLGWYMFNEWPDVYTWIGAAIIFASTFYIMRREAKLGKERKPQPPKY; translated from the coding sequence ATGACGTCCGTAAAAAACAGCATCAGCAAAGCCCTGACAGCCTTTGACGGCATGCCAAGCTTCTTGCAAGCCGTTCTGGTTATGTTTATCGCCATGATCGGCTTCACACTGCAAGCAGGCATCGTAAAAAAGCTCGGGCAGGACCTACATGTCAGCCAGATCATAGTCATTCGGCAGGCCTGGATGATTGTGTTCCTGCTGCCGCCGATGCTGAAATCGGCGCATGGTGACTTGTCGATCCATCGCAAGGGCCTGTTCCTCTGGCGTGCCTTCTTCACCTATCTGAGCATTCTGGCGGGCTTTACTGCGATCATTCAGTTGCCACTGGCAACGGCTACGACAATGAGCTTCACGCGGACATTCTTTCTGACCATTTTTGCCGTAATATTTCTCAAAGAGGCGGTCGGCATGCGCCGTATCGGAGCACTGGTGGTCGGTTTCATCGGGGTGCTCATCATCGCACGCCCTTCCGAGTTGCTCGCTGCGGGCATCGGCGGCATCGACCAGAATCTGCTTCTCGCACTGGCTGGCGCAGCCCTTGTTGCCGCAAACCAAACCATCGTGCGCGTTCATCTGCGCTATGACAGGCCAACCATCATTGTGACCTATCAGGCCATTGTCATCGGACTGGCCCTCATTCCGCTTGCATGGATCAACTGGAAGCCCATGTCGCTCAGCCAGTTTGGCTTAATGGCACTGATCGGCATATTGGCGAGCTGCGCGCAATGGCTGACGCTGCATTCCTTCAAACGGGCAGAGGCAACCGCGCTGGCACCTTTCGATTATCTTCGCCTTGTTCTCTCAGCAATGCTTGGCTGGTACATGTTCAATGAATGGCCCGATGTTTACACATGGATTGGTGCGGCCATCATCTTTGCTTCCACCTTTTACATCATGCGCCGAGAGGCCAAACTGGGCAAAGAGCGCAAACCGCAACCACCAAAATACTAG
- a CDS encoding DMT family transporter — translation MNALYGIGLKIASTMSFAVMLALIKYTSEYMPIGELIFARCFFALPPLLLVTAWQSDWRDCIRTKNPWAHVRRSAVGTAAMFCWFVSISMLPLPEATAISFLNPLMIVAMAALFLKEVVKAYRWTAVGVSFIGVLIILSPRLSGSTGDVGLLGAILCLSSTVFTGMAGILIRQMTKTENNSAIIFYFFVTSSFFSLISIYWGWVVPDLGTFGLMVLAGIFGGLGQIFITKSYSVAEASLVAPFDYVNVVWNVVIGIVIFGEYPSHAVVVGGGIVVVAGMFVIYRERQLGVSRKAERQAKLLGS, via the coding sequence ATGAACGCCCTTTACGGCATTGGACTCAAGATTGCTTCGACGATGTCTTTTGCGGTCATGCTTGCCTTGATCAAATATACATCAGAATATATGCCGATTGGTGAACTTATCTTCGCTCGCTGCTTTTTTGCTTTGCCGCCGCTATTGCTGGTGACCGCATGGCAGAGCGACTGGCGCGATTGCATCCGCACGAAGAATCCGTGGGCGCATGTGCGGCGCTCTGCTGTGGGCACAGCAGCGATGTTCTGCTGGTTCGTTTCGATCTCGATGTTGCCATTGCCTGAAGCCACTGCAATTTCCTTTCTGAATCCCTTGATGATTGTGGCTATGGCGGCTCTGTTCCTCAAGGAAGTCGTCAAGGCTTATCGCTGGACGGCTGTTGGCGTCAGCTTTATTGGCGTGCTGATCATTCTATCTCCGCGGTTAAGCGGTTCAACGGGGGATGTGGGCTTGCTGGGCGCTATTCTCTGCTTGAGTTCAACTGTGTTTACGGGGATGGCCGGTATCCTGATCCGGCAGATGACGAAAACCGAAAATAACTCGGCGATTATCTTCTATTTCTTTGTTACTTCGTCCTTCTTTTCCCTCATTTCGATTTACTGGGGCTGGGTCGTTCCTGATTTGGGGACCTTTGGGCTGATGGTTTTGGCTGGGATTTTTGGTGGTTTGGGACAGATCTTCATAACCAAATCCTACAGCGTGGCCGAAGCGTCGCTTGTTGCTCCATTTGACTATGTCAATGTGGTTTGGAATGTGGTTATCGGCATCGTGATCTTTGGCGAATATCCAAGTCACGCAGTGGTCGTCGGAGGCGGCATTGTCGTTGTGGCTGGTATGTTTGTTATTTATCGGGAACGGCAACTGGGCGTTTCGCGCAAGGCGGAGCGGCAGGCAAAGCTGCTCGGATCGTGA
- a CDS encoding UDP-2,3-diacylglucosamine diphosphatase — MNQSSDEGLYKHRTMFISDVHLGSRGCQAEMLLDFLKFNDAETIYLVGDIVDGWRLQARWHWPQLHNDVVQKLLRKARKGARIIYVPGNHDEFLRSYYGAHFGGVEVKEHAIHETADGRRLLVIHGDQYDMVVRHAKWLAHLGDWAYSFALGLNTILNRLRRKLGFSYWSLSAWAKMRVKNAVNFIGTFEETLSQEARKFDVDGVICGHIHHAEMHEKFGISYLNTGDWVESCTAIVEHPDGRFELIRWSDEARTVPQLENHTPTKALA; from the coding sequence ATGAATCAGTCCAGCGATGAAGGGCTCTATAAGCATCGGACCATGTTCATCTCCGATGTCCATCTGGGGAGCCGCGGTTGTCAGGCAGAAATGCTGCTTGATTTCCTCAAATTTAATGATGCAGAGACGATTTATCTTGTCGGGGATATCGTCGATGGCTGGCGCCTGCAAGCGCGCTGGCATTGGCCGCAGCTGCATAATGATGTGGTGCAGAAGCTTCTGCGCAAGGCCCGCAAGGGGGCGCGCATCATCTATGTGCCGGGCAACCATGATGAATTTCTACGCAGCTATTATGGTGCCCATTTCGGTGGTGTGGAGGTAAAGGAACACGCCATCCATGAAACAGCAGATGGTCGCCGGTTGCTGGTGATCCACGGGGATCAATATGACATGGTGGTGCGACATGCCAAATGGCTCGCCCATCTGGGCGACTGGGCCTACAGTTTTGCTCTGGGGCTCAATACCATTCTCAACCGTCTGCGCCGCAAGCTCGGCTTCAGCTATTGGTCCCTGTCTGCCTGGGCCAAGATGAGGGTGAAAAATGCGGTCAATTTCATTGGCACCTTTGAGGAAACCCTCTCTCAGGAAGCCCGAAAATTTGACGTTGATGGCGTGATTTGCGGCCATATTCATCATGCCGAGATGCATGAGAAATTCGGTATTTCCTATCTAAATACCGGGGACTGGGTGGAAAGCTGCACAGCGATTGTCGAGCATCCGGATGGACGTTTCGAATTGATCCGCTGGAGCGACGAGGCCAGGACAGTTCCCCAACTTGAAAATCACACCCCAACCAAGGCGCTTGCATGA
- a CDS encoding glycosyltransferase family 1 protein: protein MSGLLIVTDAWHPQVNGVVRSLDRLGQEVKKQGMEVHYLTPLDFKTVPCPTYPEIRLSLTMRRGVARKIEEIAPDYVHISTEGPLGFWARSYCKKRDKTFTTSYHTRFPEYLAARFPVPLSLSYAALRWFHNPGRCCMVATPSLKRDLEARGFERLHYWGRGVDLDQFHPREEKVLDFPGPLLLYVGRVAVEKNIDAFLDLKVEGTKIVVGDGPQKAALEERYPDVKFLGLKEGKDLADIYASCDVFVFPSKTDTFGIVLLEALASGLPVAAYPVMGPLDVIGDSGVGALKDNLEEAVREALTIDRQACLDYARNYSWEASANQFLSNISKVYSD, encoded by the coding sequence ATGAGTGGTCTCTTAATCGTAACGGATGCCTGGCATCCTCAAGTCAATGGCGTTGTCCGCTCGCTTGATCGTTTGGGTCAGGAAGTGAAAAAGCAGGGAATGGAGGTGCATTATCTGACGCCTCTGGATTTCAAGACGGTTCCTTGCCCGACCTATCCGGAAATCCGTCTCTCTTTAACAATGCGCAGGGGTGTTGCCAGAAAGATTGAAGAGATTGCCCCCGACTATGTGCATATTTCCACTGAGGGGCCACTTGGCTTCTGGGCGCGGAGTTATTGCAAAAAACGGGACAAGACCTTTACCACCTCCTACCATACGCGCTTTCCGGAATATCTCGCCGCACGCTTTCCCGTTCCGCTCTCTCTCTCCTATGCGGCCTTGCGCTGGTTCCATAATCCGGGCCGATGCTGCATGGTGGCGACGCCAAGCCTGAAGCGGGATCTTGAGGCGCGCGGTTTTGAGCGATTGCACTATTGGGGCCGTGGTGTTGACCTTGACCAGTTCCACCCACGAGAAGAAAAGGTGCTCGATTTTCCCGGGCCCTTGTTGCTTTATGTTGGTCGTGTTGCTGTCGAGAAGAATATCGACGCTTTTCTGGATCTGAAGGTTGAGGGCACAAAGATCGTCGTGGGGGATGGTCCGCAGAAGGCGGCTCTGGAAGAGCGGTATCCGGATGTGAAATTTCTCGGGCTCAAAGAGGGTAAGGATCTCGCAGATATCTATGCGTCATGCGATGTCTTCGTCTTTCCTTCCAAAACCGACACCTTCGGCATTGTGCTTCTGGAAGCTTTGGCGTCAGGATTGCCCGTTGCTGCCTACCCTGTCATGGGACCTCTGGATGTTATTGGCGATAGCGGGGTTGGGGCATTGAAGGACAATCTGGAAGAGGCCGTGCGCGAAGCGTTGACGATTGATCGACAAGCTTGTCTGGATTACGCGCGGAATTATAGCTGGGAGGCGAGTGCCAACCAGTTTCTGTCCAATATTTCAAAAGTCTATTCTGATTAA
- a CDS encoding ABC-type transport auxiliary lipoprotein family protein has product MRILSSVCLALWLSSCSVVGGGKELTTYDLSAPTNFENLRGRSNAQLLISEPTALKSLDSEMIVVRPDAAEITYFGDAQWSDSLPNVLQDKLIQTFENSGRMRSVVKPGDGVVVDYKLATSIRSFELNDANQPVAKIALSVKIINDRNGRVVASRLFQASSPASSATPDKGVAALDRALDSVLNDILVWTLKAI; this is encoded by the coding sequence GTGCGCATCCTATCGTCTGTTTGCCTCGCTCTCTGGCTCTCATCCTGTTCTGTGGTGGGCGGAGGCAAAGAGCTCACGACTTACGATCTGAGTGCACCAACGAATTTTGAGAATCTCCGCGGGCGCAGCAATGCGCAGCTGCTGATCTCGGAGCCCACTGCCTTGAAATCGCTTGATAGCGAGATGATCGTGGTGCGACCTGACGCTGCCGAAATCACCTATTTTGGCGATGCACAATGGAGCGACAGCCTGCCCAATGTGTTGCAGGACAAGCTGATCCAGACATTCGAGAATTCCGGCCGCATGCGCTCTGTCGTCAAGCCAGGGGATGGCGTTGTGGTTGACTACAAGCTCGCAACATCCATACGCAGTTTCGAGTTGAATGACGCAAACCAGCCCGTTGCCAAAATCGCGCTCTCAGTAAAGATCATCAATGATCGCAATGGCCGCGTGGTTGCCTCTCGCCTGTTCCAGGCCTCCTCTCCGGCCAGCTCAGCGACACCAGACAAAGGTGTTGCAGCACTGGACCGCGCCCTTGATAGCGTGTTGAACGATATTCTCGTCTGGACCCTCAAGGCGATCTAG